In Caldisalinibacter kiritimatiensis, the sequence TAATATACGAATATTTAGATAATTATGGTATAATGTAAATATTTTAAAGAATATATATAGGTGATAGAAATGGTTGATAAACTTGTAAAAGCTAATAGAATTAAACTAATATGGTCACTAGCATGGCCTGTAATGATGAGTCAACTATTACAAACTTTTTTGCAAATTGCGGATATGTGGTTTATATCGACAATAAATATAATAGAAATAATAGCTGGAATTGGTTTTAGTACTTCGATACTGGGTGTTATAATTGTATTCTCACAATTAGTAGCTGCCGGGTCAATTGCCTTAATTTCTAGAAAGACAGGAGAAGGCGATTCTAAGGGGCTAATTCATATTTCTTTACATGCTTTAATTTTAGCAGTTATTGTGGGAAGTACGATATCTATTATGTGTTATGCATATGCAAAAGATATATTATTTATGTTTGGTGCAGAAGGTTCTGTGTTATTATATGGAGAAAAATACTTAAAATTGGTTTTGATTAGTATACCTTTTACGTTTTTTAATTTGACAGGTAGAGCTATTCTACAGGCAAAAGGGGATACAATAACTCCAATGATAATATTTATAATAATGAACTTTTTAAATATAATTCTTGACCCTTTATTAATTCACGGAGTTTTTTTCTTTCCTAATTTAAGTTTTAAAGGAGCAGCTTTAGCTACTGTTATTTCTAACATTCTTGCATTCATCTTAATGGTATATTTTATTAATTCTAAAATTTTCAATGCTCAAATAATCCAAAGATTTAAGAATAGTAAGATTGATATAAATATTATGTTTAGAATTACAAAAATAGGTTTCTTTTCAGCTATTCAAGCAGTTTCTAGACCTATTACAGGATTAATTATGTTTAAGATAGCTAGTTATTCAGGAACGGAAGCAGTTGCAGCTTTTACAGTTGGAGGTAGGGTGTTTAATTTAGT encodes:
- a CDS encoding MATE family efflux transporter gives rise to the protein MVDKLVKANRIKLIWSLAWPVMMSQLLQTFLQIADMWFISTINIIEIIAGIGFSTSILGVIIVFSQLVAAGSIALISRKTGEGDSKGLIHISLHALILAVIVGSTISIMCYAYAKDILFMFGAEGSVLLYGEKYLKLVLISIPFTFFNLTGRAILQAKGDTITPMIIFIIMNFLNIILDPLLIHGVFFFPNLSFKGAALATVISNILAFILMVYFINSKIFNAQIIQRFKNSKIDINIMFRITKIGFFSAIQAVSRPITGLIMFKIASYSGTEAVAAFTVGGRVFNLVFIFLMGLTTSISVLTGQNLGKNAKEEAKRVISDGIKLAALNMIVFAIPYFIFPKYIMLLFTKEIEVVNIGINYLRIVYIGVLFVIFPVVYGGAFIGAGDTAPPMIASMVANWGFKIPFAYYFAKILKLGSNWVWLAISISVIVEAIVITYWFRKGKWLEKEV